AACCCCCGGGCGAAGAGGTCGAGCGGGTTCGTCCGGTTCAGGGACGGGTTGTTCACAACAAGCGTGTTGTCATCCCAGACAAAGCCGTATTGGAGGGTCGGCAGGTAGAGAATCAGCGCGGCGAGCGCCGCGACTCCGAAGGCCAGATACGGTCTCCGATGCCCGGCGCTGCGCGACGGACCGGTCCCGGTCTTCTTCGGAGCCGACGTCCGGCTGGTCTGCACGTGCTATTCTAGGCCGTTACGGCGGCTCCGCAAGACGGAAAGCCGTCGCCCGGCTGCATACCGACTTGATTCAAGACCTCCGCGGTCGGATGAGCCAGACGACTAGCGCTGATTGCCCTCCAGCAGTGCCGCCGAATCCGGCATGCCTGCGGCCCGGTAGGCAGCGGCGAGATTGGCGCGCGCGCCCGCGAAGTCCGGCTTGAGCTGGAGCGCGGCTTTCAGGCAGGTGATTGCCTGCCTGAAGTCTCCGCTCTGCATGTAGGCGTACCCGAGGTTGTTCAGCGTCAGGTCCGAATTCGGGTCGAGCCGGAGGACTTCCTTATACTCAACGATTGCCGAATCGAGCTGGCCGTTGCGCATCAGGGTCACCGCGAGGTCGTTCCGCGCTTTCGGCGACTCAGGACTCAGTCGCACGACCTCGCGCAGTTCCCGGATTGCGTCCGGCAGGTCTCCCTGGTCGATCAGGGCGAAGGCGAGAGTCAGGTGCGGCTCGACGTAGTCCGGCTTGATGTTGATTGCGATCTGGTACTGCTCAATCGCCTCTTCCTTACGGCCGGTTCTGGCCAGCGCCAGACCGTAGTTGAGGTGCCCGCCGGACGACCGCGGCGCTTCCTGCACCATCGTCCGGGACAGCGACAGATCGTCGTGCCAGACCGGATTGCGCCGCAGCGTCTGCACCGCGCACGCTGCCGCATACAGAAGAACCACGCCAAGCACGACGCGGTTGGTAGACTGCCTACGGTCCGGAGTCCGGTAAAGTGCCGCCAGCAGAATCATCACGCCCGGCGCGGTCAGGTAGAGGGCTCTGCCGGCGGGCCCGAGAAAGACCATGTACGCGAACGGCAGCAGGAACAGCACCATCCACGCATAGCCGTACCAGCCCAGGCGGATGGCTCCAGGATCAGCCCGCAGGTTCTGCATTCCTCCGACCTCTGTCCTCCGTCTTCGGTGCCCGAGCCGGACCACCGCATACAGCGGCAGGCCCAGAAACAACAACCCGAGGATCGTGTACCATGAGAAGCTGGTAAACGGTCTGGCCGGCAGGTAGATGACCTTCTGGTTGAATGGGAAAAGCAGAAGCTGCAACTGCTGACCAAAGGCGTTTGCGACCAGCAGCGGGTAGGATATCGCCGGAGACATGGCCGAGCTCTGCAAAGGAACCCGGGCGACGCTGAACCGGAGCAGGAGGTACAACGTGATCGGCAAGGCGACCGCGGCTGCCCACCACCAGCGCCCTCGATACCGGGTTCGGTTTGCGAGAACCC
This portion of the bacterium genome encodes:
- a CDS encoding tetratricopeptide repeat protein gives rise to the protein MQATRKPSSERTQTGIKRGSGRPKPWLVFGAAALAALLLYLPTLQYGFVWDDGPLILNNPSLDRTSPVGIFTQGFWNNPEADTSEGNTAAYYRPLSNLSLYVDRKVWGLRPSGYHLTNVIVNAAVVLLTCLLLWELFGSVWPAVLGGLLVGIHPAMNCVVTFISNRTYLLALFFLLTGSYALLRGRRDRRRAWPVLFGVSLLLSTLALEASLVFAVIAAAWVLANRTRYRGRWWWAAAVALPITLYLLLRFSVARVPLQSSAMSPAISYPLLVANAFGQQLQLLLFPFNQKVIYLPARPFTSFSWYTILGLLFLGLPLYAVVRLGHRRRRTEVGGMQNLRADPGAIRLGWYGYAWMVLFLLPFAYMVFLGPAGRALYLTAPGVMILLAALYRTPDRRQSTNRVVLGVVLLYAAACAVQTLRRNPVWHDDLSLSRTMVQEAPRSSGGHLNYGLALARTGRKEEAIEQYQIAINIKPDYVEPHLTLAFALIDQGDLPDAIRELREVVRLSPESPKARNDLAVTLMRNGQLDSAIVEYKEVLRLDPNSDLTLNNLGYAYMQSGDFRQAITCLKAALQLKPDFAGARANLAAAYRAAGMPDSAALLEGNQR